GCGGAAGACGAGCGGATCGATATAATCGTCGTCGATGCGCCGGTAGATCACATCGACGCGCACGCGCCCGTCGATCGTGCGCATCCAGACGATATCGTCGTCCACCTCCAGATCGGCGGGCTCGACCAGCTCCACGCCCATCGAATCGGCGAGGAAGCTGTGCTCGTAGAAAGCCGAGTTGAAATGGCCGGGCGTGAGCAGCACGCACACCGGCTCCGACCCGCGCCCGCGCGGCGCGACCGAGCGCAATGTATCGCGCAGCTGATCCGGGTAACGATCGACCGGGCAGACGTTGAAGCGGTGGAACAGCTCCGGACAGAGCCGCAGCATCGCCTCGCGATTTTCCAGCATGTAGGAGACGCCGGAGGGCGTGCGGGCATTATCCTCCAGCACCCAGAATTCATCGGCGCCGGTGCGGACCAGATCGATGCCACAGATGTGCGCGAACACGCCGTGCGGCGGCTTCTGCCCGGACAGGAAACCCCGGAATTGCGGGTTGGCCAGCACCAGCTCCTGCGGCAGCACGCCATCCGCGAGGATCTTCCGCTCGCCATAAATGTCCGCGAGGAACGCGTTGATCGCCTCGACCCGCTGGACGAGGCCCTCCTTCAGCCGGCTCCATTCGGTGGCGGTGAAGATGCGCGGCACGATATCGAACGGAATGATCCGCTCGGCACTGTCGTCATTGCCGTACACCGCGAAGGTGATGCCCAACTGGCGGAAGGCCGCTTCGGCCGCCTGCTGCCGCCGATCCAGTTCGCTGTCCGGCGTTTCTTCCAGCCACGCGCCCAGCGCAGCGAATTCCGCGCGGGGCTGGTCGCCACTATTCCCGAAAATCTCGTCAAAAGCGGTCGGAACGGACATCGGGCTCCTGAGTGTCGGAGGATGACGGGCAGACTGCAACGCCGGACGGCGCTGCACAAGTGCCTAACGTTGCAGCGCCGTAAGCGTTGCCCGCCCGCTTCATCCCCACCGGGGGGAGGTCCGTCCGAAATGGCGCGAAAGAGCGCCGATCCGGAGGGGACCTCCTTCCCAATCAGAGGCCGACCACGCCCCCGTCATTCTTCGTGATCACGATCGTGGCCGAGCGCGGGCGGACGCCCGGCGCGGCCGTGCCGCTCTGGTTGGCCGGCCAGTTGCTCGTGATGTTGCTGGGCGTGCCATTCTCGCCCGGATGCTGGATGTTCACGAAGATCGAGCGGCCGTCCGGCGTCGAATCGATGCCGGTGATCTCGCACTCCTTGCAGCCGACCAGGAAGCGGCGGAGCGACGTGCCCGGCACCTTGCCGACGCGCGTGGACTGCGTGCCGGTGGTGGCGCCGATCGTGTTCGTGATCGTGCGCGTGGCGCCGTCGTTCACGCTGCCCGGCTGGGCGGCGAGCAGCATGCAGTTGGTGACGTCGGTATAGGCGCCGTCATCCGTCTCGATCCACATGACCGGGCTGACAAGGCCGGTCGGGTTCGAGGTGCGGCCGAACCACAGACCGTCCGGCGACGAGAAATCGTTGGTCGCGTCGAGCCCGGACAGGTTGATGTTGGTGGGGTTCAGATCGCTGCCCGCGCCGAAGGCGTAGATGTCCCACGCGAAGGTGGTCGCCTCGGTCGTGTCGCCCGTCTCGCGCAGGCGGATGATGTGGCCGTTGGCATTGCCGTTGGTGACGGTGCCGTTGATGCGCGGATCGGTGTAGGCGCGCGGATTGGCCGTGTCGGTATTGGCGACGGTGCGCGAGCTGTTGTTCGTCAGCGTGCAGTACATTTCGCCCGAGACCGGATTGATCGCCGTCCATTCCGGACGATCCATCCGCGTCGCGCCCAGCACGTCCGCCGCGAGGCGGGCGTTGATCAGCACATCGGCCTGATCGGCGAAGGCGTAGGTGGGGTTGGCGGCGGTGACGCCGCCCTGGCCGAAGATCAGCGGCAGCCAGGTGCCCGTGCCGTCCGCGTTGAACTTCGCGACATAGAGCGTGCCCGTGTTCAGATATTTGTCGCCCGTGGCGAGGCGGTCAGTGGGCGTCGCATCGGCGGCGACCCAGGGCGTGGCCGAGACGAACTTGTAGATATATTCGTTCTGCGCGTCGTCACCCATGTAGAAGGCCGGACGCACGCCGACGACGGTGCGGCCGACCCAGCAGCCCTCGTGATTCATGCGGCCGAGCGCGGTGCGCTTGCGCGGAACCGAGGTGTTGGTGAACGGATCGATCTCGACCACCCAGCCGAACTGGCTGGCCTCATTGCGATAGTCGCCCGTGCCGTCGGCGGCAGCACCGGCCAGCGTGGTGATGTTCCAGCGGCGATAGATGGTGCTGGTCGTGTCGGCCGGGGTGACCGTGGCCCAGCCATAATTGCCGGCGCGATTCTCGGGGATGCCGTAGCGGGCGAGGCTGACATTGGCCTTGGCGGTGGCGCCGCCGCGCGCGGCGACGTCGCCCGTGTCACGGCGGAAGTAGCCGGCCCAGTTTTCCTCGCAGGTGATGTAGGTGCCCCACGGCATATAACCGTTGGCGCAATTGTTGATCGTGCCGCGACCCGCCACGCCCGTCGGCGAGAAGGAGGTGCGCAGGCCTGCGCTGCCCGCGACGGGGCCGGTGAAGGTCATCGGCGTCAGCGGCGTGATGCGGCGGTTGAGCGCGCCCGCCTGCACATAGCTCCAGGTGCCGGTGGCCGAGCCGCGCGTGATCTCGACGACGGAGATGCCGTGGCACTCCATCTCCTTCAGCGCCTCGCCCTCGGGGCGCGCGCCGCCGACGGTGGTGGCACCGTTCGGGTGGAGATAAGGCTGGTTGATATTCTCGTGGTTCATCACGAGCAGGCCGCGCAGGTTGCTCGTGGGATCGGGCGCGCTGCCGGTGGCGGCGAGGCCGAAATAGGACATGCCGTCATGATGATCGCCGGCGCGGGCCGAATAGCCGGTGTCCGTGCCGTTGTTGGCGAAGGCGGCGGTGGCGGTGTTGATCGGATCGCCGAGGCGATAGAGGACCGTGACGCTGTAGCCTTCCGGCACCTTCACGACATCGTCGAGGCTCTTGGCGACGGCGGTGAAGCCGAGCACGGCGGGCGTGACGGTGACGGTGGTGTCGGCGGTGATCGCCCCGCTGCTGCCGGTAGCGGCATAGCGGAAGGTGAGGACCGTGGACGCCGAGACGCTGGGCGCGATGAAGGTGGCGGTGGTGCCGGTGCGCGTATCGAAGGTGACCGTCGGCCCGCTGACCTGCGTCCACGCATCGGCGCCGGCGGTGGCGTTCGCGGTCGATCCGGTGAGGGTGACGGCCTTGCCCGAGCTGGTCGTCATCGCGGCACCGGCATTGACGACCGTGCCCGCGCCGAGGCCGGGCGCATCATTGTCGCCGCCGCACGCGGTGACCATGCCGCCGAGCGTCGCCACCGTCAGCGCCGAGATGCCACCGAACAGGGTCTGCCGGCGCGAATAACGCTGGTCGACGATCTCGTGGATCGTGGGATTGGCGGTGGTGTTGGTGTCGATCAGGCCATCGTCATAATGGCCGGCGGCGGAATGGTCCGTCATGTGAATCCCCCATGAATGATATCGCGGGGCGCGGACTAACCGCGTATCGGGGACAGGCTCGTTTCGGTCCTGTGGCGGTCTTGTGACATAGACCGACGCGCGGCGCGCGAACGCGGCCACTTCCGGATGACGCGCCTCTATCGCGAACAATTCTCAATAGCAATAGAGGGCAAAAACGAACCCCACCCGCTCGACGAGAGCGGATGGGGTTCGTTTGGGTATTGGCGATACGGTGGTGCCGGGGTCAGGCGACCTGCGCGACCTCTTCGGGCTCGCGCAGCACATAGCCGCGGCCCCACACCGTCTCGATATAATTCTCGCCGCTGCAGGCGAGGCTGAGCTTCTTGCGGAGCTTGCAGATGAAGACGTCGATGATCTTCAGCTCCGGCTCGTCCATCCCGCCATAGAGATGGTTGAGGAACATTTCCTTGGTGAGCGTGGTGCCCTTGCGGAGCGAGAGCAGCTCCAGCATCGCATATTCCTTGCCGGTCAGGTGGACGCGGCTGCCATCGACCTCGACCGTCTTGGCATCGAGGTTCACGGCGAGCTTGCCCGTGCGGATCACCGACTGGCTGTGGCCCTTCGAGCGGCGCACGATCGCATGGATGCGGGCGACCAGCTCCTCGCGATGGAACGGCTTGGTGACATAATCGTCGGCACCGAAGCCGAGCGCGCGCACCTTGGCGTCCGTCTCGGACGTGCCGGAGAGGATCAGAACCGGGGTCTGCACGCGGCTGACACGCAGCTTCTTCAGAACCTCATAGCCGTTCATGTCCGGCAGATTGAGGTCGAGCGCGATCAGATCGTAATCGTACAGCTTGCCCAGATCGAGGCCTTCCTCGCCCAGGTCGGTCGTGTAGACATTAATGCCTTCCGCGCCGAGCATCAGTTCGATGCTGCGTGCCGTGGTAGGATCATCCTCGATCAGCAGAACCCGCATGTGCCTAACCCTTCGTTTCACCACCCCCGACGGAGCCCCTCCGCCTGTCGTTCATACTTATTACCGGGAAAAGTTAACGTACGTTTAAACTGGATACCAGCCCGTCAACGTTCGTAAACGCCAAAGGAGCCGAGGCGCTCCTTTTTCGCCTTCTCCCGCCTTTGTGAGCCCATTTCATGTCGCTGCCGATCATTTACGAGGACGCCGAATCGCTGGTGATCGACAAGCCGGCGGGGTTACCGGTCGATCATCCGCGCGCCGGCGGCGAGTCGCTGGAAGCGCGGCTGGACGAGCTGCGACTCGGATTCGCGCGTGCGCCCGCAGCGGTGCACCGGCTGGATCGCGACACGTCGGGCTGCCTGCTGCTCGCGCGCAATCCGAAGGCGCTGCGCCGTTTCGCCGCCGCATTCGAGGCGCGCGAGGTGGCCAAATCCTATCTCGCGATCGTGACGGGCGATGTGCCGGACGAGGGCGAGATCGATCTGCCGCTGACCAAGACGAGCAGCGCCGAGGCGGGCTGGCGGATCATTCCGTCCCGTGCCGGCAAGCCTGCGCGCACGCACTGGCAGCGGCTGGCGACGGCAGGCGACCACCGCCTGCTGCTGCTGACGCCGGAGACGGGGCGGACGCACCAGCTGCGCGTGCATCTGGCGAGCGGGCTCGATCGGCCAATCGTGGGCGATGCCGTCTATGGAGCAGCCCATCCGGGGGGCATGATGCTGCACGCGTGGCGGCTCGTGGTGCCGCGCGCGGGCAAGCCGCCGATCCGGGCCGAGGCGCCCTTGCCCGCGCGCTTCGCGGCATTCGGCTTCGGGCCGGAGTCGCTGGAGGGGATCGCGTTCGATGGCCTCGCCTGAACCGCCGCCGCTGCCCGAAAGCGCGCTGGAGGAACGCTTCCTCGCCGCGACGGGACCGGGCGGGCAGAATGTGAACAAGGTGGCGACCGCCTGCCAGCTGCGGCTGGACGTCTATGCGCTGCGGCTCGCGCCCGACGTCTATGATCGGTTGAAGACGCTGGCGGGCACGCGCTGGTCGGCCGGATCGATCCTCGTCACCGCGCGCCGCTTCCGCACGCGCGAGGCCAATCGCGAGGATGCGCGCAAACGTCTCGCGCAAATGGTGGCGGATGCCCATATCCGGCCCGAACGCCGCGTGAAGACCAAGCCCAGCAAGGCCGCCAAGGCGCGGCGCGTGGAGGCGAAATCGCAACGCGGCGCGATCAAGCAGGGCCGCGCCAGGCCCCGGATCGAATGATAGGAAGACCTTTATGTATCAGTTCGACATCGCCGCCACCGACAAGCCGGCTCTTTACCGCGAGATGGAGCAGGCGCTGGACGCGCTCGTCACCGGCGAGCCCGACGCGATCGCCAACATGGCCAATGCGGCGGCGTTGCTGTGGGAATATCTGCCCGACCTGAACTGGGCGGGCTTCTATCGCAACGTGCGCGACGAGCTGGTGCTGGGGCCGTTCCAGGGCAAGGCGGCGTGCATCCGCATCCCGTTCGGCAAGGGCGTGTGCGGTGCGGCGGCCGCAACGCGTGCGACGCAGCGCGTGGAGGATGTCCACGCCTTCCCCGGCCATATCGCGTGCGATGCGGCCTCGGCCTCCGAGCTGGTGGTGCCGATCGTTCATGACGGGCGGCTGATCGGCGTGCTGGATCTCGACAGCCCTACGCCCGGCCGCTTCGACGCCGAGGATCAGGCGGGGTGCGAGCGGCTGGTGGCGCGGCTGGCGCCGGCGCTTGCAGGTGCGCTGGCGGCGTAACAGTCCGTTACACACAGGCCGCTTCGGACCTAGTATAAGCGGGGCATGACGATGCTCCGCCCCCTCCTGCCGCTGCTGATGCTGATCCCGTTCATCGCGATCAGCGGCGCCGTGCGTGCCGCCACCCCCGCCGAGACTGCGCGGCAGGCGCCGATCCACGCCCAAGCGCCGTTCGTAGTGAGTGACGACGCCCGCGCCGGCAGCCGGACGGCCCGCTAAGTACTCACCGCGAAACAAACCCGCTCGTGCTGAGCCTGTCGAAGCACCGTCCTTCTTAAAGTCGCTCGAGAAGAACGGCACTTCGACAGGCTCAGTGCAAACGGAAGAAGGGCGGAAACCCGGTTTCCGCCTCCCTCAGAAATCCAGCTTGTCGTAATGATCGGGCGGGCCGATCACCTCCATCCGCTCGGCCAGCAAAGGCCGGAAGCTCGGGCGGCTCTTCATGCCCGAATACCAGTGGCGCGTGCGCTCATGCCCGCGCCAGTCGATCCCGCCGAGATAGTCCGCGACCGAAATGTGCGCGGCCGCCGCCAGATCGGCGAGGCTGAACAAAGGCCCCGCCATCCAGCGGCGATGATCCAGCATCCAGTCGACATAATCGAGATGGCTGTTCGCCGCGCGCATCGCCTCGCGCAGGATCTTCGCGTCGGGCGACAGCCGGTGGACCAGACGCTTCTCCATCCGCTCGAACATCAGCGGGCGGACGACCTCGTCATGGAATTTGTGATCGAACCAGGCGGTGACGCGGCGGATCTCCGCGCGATTGGCGGACGTGCCCGGCAGCATCGAGGCGCGCTCGATCGTCTCTTCCAGATATTCGCAGATGGCCGAGGAATCGATCAAAGGCAGGCCGCTGCCCTTGTCGATCAGCACCGGCGTCTGGCCGGCGGGGTTCATGTCGATGAACTCGTCGCGTTGTTCCCACGGGCTTTCCCGGATCAGCTCGCACCCCTCCCCCTTCTCGCCGAGGAGGAGCCGAACCTTGCGCGAGAACGGACAAAGGGGAAACTGATAGAGCTGCCACATGCTGACGTGACGTTATGCGTGTGTCGCGCAGGATTCCAGCACTGCCTTGCGTGGGATGCAACCTTATCTGGGGATAGACGGCGAAGCCGGGGCCGCATCGCGACCCCGGCCACGCATTTCAGGCCTTAGCGGTTGTGAGTGCCGCCCTGCTGATCGCTCCGTCCGACCTTGTCGCCATCCTTGCGATCGCGATCCGTCTGCTCGCGAGTCTGCTGGTTCTGCTGGCGATCGGCCTGCTGGTTGCGATCCTGCTGCTGGTTGCGGTCACCCTGGCCGGCATTGTTGCCGCCGCCGGTGGCATTGTTGTTCGCCATGATCGTCTCTCCTGTTATATTAACCCTCTGAAGGGCTTGAACAAAACGGACGGTCGTCGCCCGCCGTTCCGCCTTTTGCGACGAGCCGAGCGAGACCCCGCCAGGCCGATCGACGCATGTTTCCCGCATCCGCAGAAAAGTCCGCAACCGGACCTTCTCGCCTTCCGTACCTGTCGCTGCGTCCGCTTGGCCGCGCCTCCGGAGAGGATGATCCCATGAAGATCCTGCACATGACGATGATGGCGCTTGCCGCCACCGCGCTGACCCCCGCCGCGTTCGCCGCCAATCCGATGGTGGGCGGGGCCGCCATGTATCCGACCAAGACGATCGTCGATAATGCCGTCAATTCGAAGGACCACACCACGCTCGTCGCCGCGGTGAAGGCCGCCGGCCTGGTCGAGACCTTGTCCGGCCCCGGCCCCTTCACCGTCTTCGCGCCGACCAACGCCGCCTTCGCCAAGCTGCCCGCCGGCACGGTCGATACGCTGGTGAAGCCCGAGAACAAGGCGACGCTGACCGGCATCCTCACCTATCACGTCGTTTCGGGCGCGATGACCTCGAAGGATATCGCCGCCGCGATCAAGAAGGGCGGCGGCAAGGCCACGCTCACCACCGTTCAGGGCGAGCCGCTCACCGCGTGGATGAAGGGCAACATGCTGGTGCTGACCGACGCCAAGGGCGGCAATTCGACCGTGACGATCAAGGACGTGATGCAGTCCAACGGCGTGATCCACGTCGTCGATACGGTGCTGATGCCCTGAACCTTCTCCCCTCCCTGCAAGGGAGGGGCCGGGGGTGGGTGGCTCCGCTTGCGGCCACGTCGTTCGCCGATAGCGACCCACCCCTCAATCCCAGTGTCAGGTCGGTCATGCTCCCAGCATGACCTAAACAGCGCGGGGCGCTGTTTACCTGACACTCTTTCAGGGAGGGGAAGCTTTCTTAAAACTCCTGTTTCTCGCCCCCGAAATTCAGGCGGCGGGTGACGCTCACGTCCAGCACGGCCATCACGAAATAGCCGATGCTCCAGCGCAGCCGGTCGAGCAGGCTCGCCTTGCCCAGCAGGTCCGGCGTGATTGCGCGCGAATCCGCCATCTCGCCCTCGAAATAGTGACGCATGTGCGCGGCGAAGGCCGGATCCTCGATCCGCAGCATCAGCTCCAGATTGAGGAACAGGCTGCGCATGTCGAAATTGGCCGAGCCGATGTGGACGACATCGTCGATTACGTAGAGCTTCGTGTGCAGCTTCTGCGGCTGATATTCGAACACGCGCACGCCGCGCTTCAGCATCCGGCGGAACAGGTGCCGCGCCGCCGCGATCGCGACCCGGTGGTCCGCCTTCGAGGGCGTGATCACGCGCGAGACGCCGCCCCGCTCCGCCACGCGCTCGATCCGGCGCATCATCAGCGGATGCGGCGCGAAATAGGCCGAGATGATGTCGAGCCGCCGCGCGCGCTGGATTTCCTGCTTCACGGTGCGCGCCCAGGGCGAGAGCTTGCGCGTGGGGCCGCCGAGCAGCCAGCGGACGTGGCGCTTCTTGTGCTCGCTCCATTTGCCCAGCGCCGCGCGCAGATCGCGCATCCGCGCCTTGGGCTGGTGCGTCCATTCCGCCAGCGCATCGAAATAGCCGACCAGCCGCTTGGCCGCCGGCCCCTCCACCAGCAGGCCGAGATCGCGCCAGCCGGTGCGATCCTCGAAATAATCGTCCTGGATGTTGAAGCCGCCGATGATGACGCGCTCCTCGTCCGCCAGCGCCAGTTTCTGGTGGTTGCGGAGCAGGTAGCGCCGGCCGAAGCGCGGCAGGAAGCGGCAGACATCGGCGCCGTCGCGCGTCAGCTCGTCGAAGAAATGGGCGGGCACCGAACTGCCGAAGCCGTCGACGATCAGCCGCACGTCCACGCCGCGCAGCAGTGCGGCATCCATCGCCGCGCGCACCCGGCGCCCGGATTCGTCGTCGCAATAAATATAGTAGAGCAGGCGGAGCGAATGCCGGGCGCCGTCGATCAGCGCGATCAGCGCCTCCAGCCGCACGCTGCCCGCGATCAGAGGGGTCAGGCGATTGCCCTCCACCTCGAACGAGACGCCGTCCTTCACGCCGCCGGCCGATGCACCCGCCTCGCCGCCGCCTTCCACATTGACTTCGGGGGCGTCCCTCATTAAGTAGTCGGTCCTTCCGAAAGCCCGAAATTTGAAGAGCGAGGCGTTTGCATGGCGCGCGTAACGGTCGAAGATTGTGTCGACAAGATTCCCAATCGTTTTGACCTCGTGTTGCTGGCCGCACAACGCGCGCGGCAGATTTCGGGTGGCGCAGAACTGACCATCGATCGCGATCGCGATAAAAATCCGGTCGTCGCCCTGCGCGAGATCGCGGAAGAGACCGTGATCCCGACCGAACTGAAGGAACTGGTCGTCTCCGGCCTGCAGCGCGTGCAGATCGACGACGAGGATGCGCCCGACGCCGTCGGCTCGCTCACCGCCTCGGCCGAAGCGCTGCGCCTCACCGCCGCCGCCCCGCCGCGCAACCAGAGCCTGGGCGCCGATTACGAGTGACGCGGTCGCCTTCGGGCGACTCGAAGCGAGCATATTGTGGCCGGCGCGCGACGCCGCCGGCCTTTTTTGCCCCGCAACATGCTGTCACGGCTTGCCTTAGGACGCGCGCGCACCCCATCTTGCGTGGGTGCTGCGCCAATATGAACTCGTCGATCGGGTCCTGAGCTACGATCCCAACGCCGACGAGGCGTTGCTGAACCGTGCCTATGTGTTTTCCATGGCCGCCCATGGCAGCCAGGTGCGCGCATCGGGCGATCCCTATTTCAGCCACCCGATCGAGGTGGCGGGCATCCTCACCGATCTGCATCTCGACGACGAGACGATCGCCACCGCCATCCTGCACGACACGATCGAGGATACGGTCGCCACGCAGGAGGAGATCGAGGCGAAGTTCGGCGCCTCGGTCGCGCGCCTCGTCGACGGCGTGACGAAGCTCTCCAAGATCGAGGCGCAGAGCGAGAGCGAGCGCGCCGCCGAGAATTTCCGCAAATTCCTGCTGGCGATGTCGGACGACATCCGCGTGCTGCTGGTGAAGCTGGCGGACCGGCTGCACAATATGCGGACGCTCCATCACATTCCGAAGCCGGAGAAGCGCCGCCGCATCGCCCGCGAGACGATGGACATCTATGCCCCGCTCGCCGAGCGGATCGGCATGTACGGCTTCATGAGCGAGATGCAGACGCTCGCCTTCCGGGAACTGGAGCCCGAAGCCTACGCCTCGATCACGAAACGCATGGAGCAACTGCGCGAGGGCGCCGGCGACCGCATCTCGCGCATCACCTCCGGCCTGAAGCTGCTGGTGGGTCAGAAAGGCATCACCGCCGAGGTGCAGGGGCGCGAGAAGCAGCCCTTCTCGATCTGGCGCAAGCTGGCGGAACGCCATGTGAGCTTCGAGCAGCTGACCGACATCATGGCCTTCCGCCTGATCGTCGACGATATCGAGCAATGCTATCAGGCGTTGGGCATCATCCATCGCCGCTGGCCGACCATCCCCGGCCGCTTCAAGGATTATATCTCGACGCCCAAGCGCAACGGCTATCGGTCGCTGCACACGGCCGTGATCCACAGCGAGCGCGTCCGCATCGAGATCCAGATCCGCACGCACGAAATGCACGAGCAGGCCGAGAATGGCGTGGCCGCGCACTGGGCCTACAAGCAGGGCCAGCCGCTGCGGGGCGACAGCTATGGCAGCTGGGTGAAGGATCTCGTCGATCTGGTGGACAGCGCCTCCAGCCCCGAGGAGCTGCTCGAAAATGCGCGGATGGCGATGTATCAGGATCGCATCTTCGCCTTCACGCCCGCGGGCGAGCTGATCCAGCTGCCGAAGAACGCGACGCCGGTGGACTTCGCCTATGCGGTCCACACCGATCTGGGCGACCAGACGGTGGGCGCGAAGGTGAACGGCCGGGTCGTGCCGCTGCGCACCACGCTGAACAATGGCGATCAGGTGCAGATCCTGAAATCCAAGGCGCAGGAGCCGCAGGCGGCGTGGGAGAGCTTCGCCGTCACCGCCAAGGCGCGCGCCGCGATCCGCCGCTACGTGCGCCAGAAGGAGCAGGCCGACGCGATCGCGCTGGGCCGCCAATTCTACGACCAGATCGTCGCGCGCCTGCCCGCGCAGCTGGCGCCCGACGCGCTGGTGCAGGCGCTCAAGCGGCTGCGGCTGCCCGA
This DNA window, taken from Sphingomonas sp. AP4-R1, encodes the following:
- a CDS encoding bifunctional (p)ppGpp synthetase/guanosine-3',5'-bis(diphosphate) 3'-pyrophosphohydrolase, producing MLRQYELVDRVLSYDPNADEALLNRAYVFSMAAHGSQVRASGDPYFSHPIEVAGILTDLHLDDETIATAILHDTIEDTVATQEEIEAKFGASVARLVDGVTKLSKIEAQSESERAAENFRKFLLAMSDDIRVLLVKLADRLHNMRTLHHIPKPEKRRRIARETMDIYAPLAERIGMYGFMSEMQTLAFRELEPEAYASITKRMEQLREGAGDRISRITSGLKLLVGQKGITAEVQGREKQPFSIWRKLAERHVSFEQLTDIMAFRLIVDDIEQCYQALGIIHRRWPTIPGRFKDYISTPKRNGYRSLHTAVIHSERVRIEIQIRTHEMHEQAENGVAAHWAYKQGQPLRGDSYGSWVKDLVDLVDSASSPEELLENARMAMYQDRIFAFTPAGELIQLPKNATPVDFAYAVHTDLGDQTVGAKVNGRVVPLRTTLNNGDQVQILKSKAQEPQAAWESFAVTAKARAAIRRYVRQKEQADAIALGRQFYDQIVARLPAQLAPDALVQALKRLRLPDADKLMGMIARRRVTDAQVMEALMPGSTSDGQIATKPVAQPGTTISIKGLTPGVAFTLAPCCTPVPGDRIVGVRLPHAPVEVHAIECPVLANAPEEDWIDLAWGDGSEGGTVRLQVVVKNEPGSLGVMAGIFGAQGANIVNLTLAQRDQGFHVFQVLIEVHDLQHLTRILASLRAADAVVRAERMEPAVAAAAE